The following nucleotide sequence is from Nitrospiria bacterium.
AATGACACCGTCTTTCCCTTTCAGACCCTAATCCAGGACCTCGGTAATAACTCCTGCCCCCACGGTTCTTCCACCTTCCCGTATCGCAAATCGCAATTCCTTTGCCATCGCGATAGGAGTAATCAACTCTACCTCCAAACTCACATTATCCCCCGGCATCACCATCTCCACTCCCTCCGCTAACTTCGCCACCCCCGTCACATCTGTCGTTCGAAAATAAAACTGCGGTCGATACCCATTGAAAAACGGTGTGTGC
It contains:
- the tuf gene encoding elongation factor Tu (EF-Tu; promotes GTP-dependent binding of aminoacyl-tRNA to the A-site of ribosomes during protein biosynthesis; when the tRNA anticodon matches the mRNA codon, GTP hydrolysis results; the inactive EF-Tu-GDP leaves the ribosome and release of GDP is promoted by elongation factor Ts; many prokaryotes have two copies of the gene encoding EF-Tu), whose translation is HTPFFNGYRPQFYFRTTDVTGVAKLAEGVEMVMPGDNVSLEVELITPIAMAKELRFAIREGGRTVGAGVITEVLD